The proteins below come from a single Gavia stellata isolate bGavSte3 chromosome 8, bGavSte3.hap2, whole genome shotgun sequence genomic window:
- the ACVR1 gene encoding activin receptor type-1 — protein sequence MRSSAMVDGVMILPVLIVMAFPSPSWQDDELKLNIVHYECVCEGMSCGNGDRCQGQQCFASLSINDGAKVYQKGCFQVYEQGKMTCKTPPSPDQAVECCQGYLCNMNITAQLPSSKGQTFQGEAAGYSMETLIVVILAPVIVLIVFSAVAVLIIRRIQKNHMERLNSRDAEYGTIEGLIASNVGDSTLADLLDHSCTSGSGSGLPFLVQRTVARQITLVECVGKGRYGEVWRGQWQGENVAVKIFSSRDEKSWFRETELYNTVLLRHENILGFIASDMTSRNSSTQLWLITHYHEMGSLYDYLQLTTLDTVSCLRIVLSIASGLAHLHIEIFGTQGKPAISHRDLKSKNILVKKNGQCCIADLGLAVMHSQSTNQLDVGNNPRVGTKRYMAPEVLDETIQADCFDSYKRVDIWAFGLVLWEVARRMVSNGIVEDYKPPFYDLVPNDPSFEDMRKVVCVDQQRPNIPNRWFSDPTLTSLAKLMKECWYQNPSARLTALRIKKTLTKIDNSLDKLKADC from the exons ATGATGAACTGAAGCTAAATATAGTCCACTACGAATGTGTGTGTGAAGGCATGTCCTGTGGGAATGGAGATCGTTGCCAAGGCCAGCAATGTTTTGCTTCCCTGAGCATTAATGACGGTGCTAAGGTTTACCAGAAAGGCTGCTTCCAAGTCTACGAACAAGGGAAAATGACGTGCAAAACACCTCCGTCTCCTGACCAAGCTGTCGAGTGCTGCCAAGGATACCTGTGCAACATGAATATCACTGCACAGTTGCCTTCTTCTAAAG GGCAAACCTTCCAAGGAGAAGCTGCAGGTTACAGCATGGAAACACTAATCGTTGTTATACTGGCTCCTGTGATAGTGTTGATAGTTTTTTCTGCAGTAGCTGTGCTGATCATTCGGAGAATACAGAAAAACCATATGGAGAGGCTCAATTCTAGAGATGCAGAATATGGCACAATTGAGGGACTCATTGCATCAAATGTTGGAGACAGCACGTTGGCA GATTTGTTGGATCATTCCTGCACATCTGGAAGTGGTTCTGGACTTCCTTTCTTGGTGCAAAGAACGGTGGCTCGCCAGATCACACTTGTAGAGTGTGTAG GAAAGGGCCGTTATGGAGAAGTTTGGAGGGGTCAGTGGCAAGGAGAAAATGTTGCTGTGAAGATCTTCTCTTCTAGGGATGAAAAATCCTGGTTCAGGGAGACTGAATTGTACAACACTGTATTGCTGCggcatgaaaatattttag gtttTATTGCATCTGATATGACTTCCAGAAACTCTAGTACCCAGCTGTGGTTAATTACCCACTACCATGAAATGGGGTCCCTGTATGACTACCTACAGCTCACTACTCTGGACACGGTCAGCTGCCTGCGCATAGTGCTGTCCATAGCTAGCGGTCTTGCGCATTTGCACATAGAGATCTTTGGAACGCAGGGGAAGCCTGCCATTTCTCACCGGGACTTGAAGAGCAAAAACATCCTCGTGAAGAAGAACGGGCAGTGCTGCATAGCGGATCTAG GCCTTGCGGTAATGCACTCCCAAAGCACGAACCAGTTGGACGTGGGGAACAATCCCCGTGTGGGTACCAAACGCTACATGGCTCCAGAAGTCTTGGATGAAACTATCCAGGCAGACTGCTTTGACTCGTATAAAAGGGTCGATATCTGGGCTTTTGGGCTGGTCCTCTGGGAAGTAGCTAGACGCATGGTTAGCAACG GTATTGTGGAAGACTATAAACCACCATTTTATGACTTGGTTCCAAATGATCCCAGTTTTGAAGACATGAGAAAAGTGGTCTGTGTAGATCAGCAAAGGCCGAACATTCCCAACAGATGGTTCTCAGACCCT ACATTAACATCTCTTGCCAAGCTGATGAAAGAATGCTGGTATCAAAACCCGTCAGCGAGACTAACAGCCCTGCGAATCAAAAAGACTTTGACCAAAATTGATAATTCCTTAGATAAACTGAAAGCTGACTGTTGA